The proteins below are encoded in one region of Amycolatopsis magusensis:
- a CDS encoding valine--tRNA ligase codes for MTENALPQSDLPNAWNPADEEAAIYQRWVDAGYFKADSSSEKPPFTVVLPPPNVTGSLHMGHALNHTVTDALTRRRRMQGFEVLWLPGMDHAGIATQNVVERELAGEGVSRHDLGREKFVERVWAWKEEYGGKILGQMRRLGDGVDWSRERFTMDSGLSRAVQTVFKRLYEDGLIYRAERIINWCPRCRTALSDIEVEHSEDEGELVSIRYGDGDNAIVVATTRAETMLGDTAVAVHPDDERYRHLIGTEVELPLTGRMIPIVADEHVDPEFGTGAVKVTPAHDPNDFEIGRRHDLPNLTIMDERAVITASGPFEGLDRFEARPAVVAALREQGRIVAEKRPYLHSVGHCSRCNTVVEPRLSLQWWVKVEPLAKAAAEAVRDGRTRIHPPELAKRYFDWVDNMHDWTISRQLWWGHRIPVWYGPNDKVVCVGPDEEPPSGEGWSQDTDVLDTWFSSGLWPLSTLGWPDETPDLRKFYPTSVLATGYDILFFWVVRMMMFGLYAMDGKQPFDHVYLHGLIRDAQGKKMSKSRGNVIDPLDWLDRFGADATRFTLARGANPGNDMAIAEEWAAGSRSFGTKLWNATRFALMNGANVSAPLPPASELTEADRWILGRLGAVVSEVDELFDGFQFAKLSGVLYQFVWNELCDWYVELAKVQFSGEGAENTRLVLGHVLDAVLRLLHPIMPFVTDRLWQALTGGESLVIASWPSASTASYADAVADQRIADVQKLVTEVRRFRSEQGLKPGQKVAARVSGAGYAALSAQDAAIRSLVRLTDAGDDFTASVSLEVGLSGGVAEVELDLSGAVDVVAERKRLEKDLGLAEKELKQTEAKLGNQAFLDKAPDAVVDKIKLRRETALSDIDRITTRLAALPTP; via the coding sequence GTGACCGAGAACGCCTTGCCCCAGTCCGACCTGCCCAACGCTTGGAACCCGGCCGACGAAGAGGCCGCGATCTACCAGCGCTGGGTAGACGCGGGCTACTTCAAGGCGGATTCGAGCTCGGAGAAGCCGCCGTTCACCGTCGTGCTGCCGCCGCCGAACGTCACCGGCAGCCTGCACATGGGCCACGCGCTCAACCACACGGTGACCGACGCGCTCACCCGCCGCCGCCGGATGCAGGGTTTCGAGGTGCTCTGGCTGCCCGGGATGGACCACGCCGGCATCGCCACGCAGAACGTGGTGGAGCGCGAGCTGGCCGGTGAGGGCGTCTCCCGCCACGACCTGGGCCGCGAGAAGTTCGTCGAGCGCGTCTGGGCGTGGAAGGAGGAGTACGGCGGCAAGATCCTCGGCCAGATGCGCCGCCTCGGCGACGGCGTCGACTGGAGCCGCGAGCGCTTCACCATGGACTCCGGGCTTTCGCGCGCGGTGCAGACGGTGTTCAAGCGGCTGTACGAGGACGGCCTGATTTACCGCGCCGAGCGCATCATCAACTGGTGCCCGCGCTGTCGCACCGCGCTGTCGGACATCGAGGTCGAGCACTCCGAGGACGAGGGGGAGCTCGTGTCGATCCGCTACGGCGACGGCGACAACGCCATCGTGGTGGCGACCACCCGCGCGGAGACCATGCTCGGCGACACCGCGGTCGCGGTGCACCCCGACGACGAGCGGTACCGGCACCTGATCGGCACCGAGGTCGAGCTGCCGCTGACCGGCCGGATGATCCCGATCGTGGCCGACGAGCACGTCGACCCGGAGTTCGGCACCGGCGCGGTCAAGGTGACCCCGGCGCACGACCCGAACGACTTCGAGATCGGCCGCCGCCACGACCTGCCGAACCTGACGATCATGGACGAGCGCGCGGTGATCACCGCGTCCGGTCCGTTCGAAGGGCTCGACCGGTTCGAGGCGCGGCCCGCGGTGGTCGCCGCGCTGCGCGAGCAGGGCCGGATCGTCGCGGAGAAGCGGCCGTACCTGCACTCGGTCGGGCACTGCTCGCGGTGCAACACCGTGGTCGAGCCGCGGCTCTCGCTGCAGTGGTGGGTCAAGGTCGAGCCGCTGGCCAAGGCCGCCGCCGAAGCCGTGCGCGACGGCCGCACCAGGATCCACCCGCCGGAGCTGGCCAAGCGCTACTTCGACTGGGTCGACAACATGCACGACTGGACGATCTCGCGCCAGCTGTGGTGGGGGCACCGGATCCCGGTCTGGTACGGCCCGAACGACAAGGTGGTCTGCGTCGGGCCGGACGAGGAGCCACCCTCGGGCGAGGGCTGGTCGCAGGACACCGACGTGCTGGACACGTGGTTCTCCTCCGGCCTCTGGCCGCTGTCCACGCTCGGCTGGCCGGACGAGACGCCGGACCTGCGCAAGTTCTACCCGACCAGCGTGCTGGCCACCGGCTACGACATCCTGTTCTTCTGGGTGGTCCGGATGATGATGTTCGGGCTGTACGCGATGGACGGCAAGCAGCCGTTCGACCACGTGTACCTGCACGGGCTGATCCGCGACGCGCAGGGCAAGAAGATGTCGAAGTCGCGCGGCAACGTGATCGACCCGCTGGACTGGCTGGACCGCTTCGGCGCGGACGCCACCCGGTTCACCCTGGCGCGCGGGGCCAACCCGGGCAACGACATGGCCATCGCCGAGGAATGGGCGGCCGGTTCGCGCAGCTTCGGCACGAAGTTGTGGAACGCCACCAGGTTCGCGCTGATGAACGGCGCCAACGTGTCGGCCCCGCTGCCGCCGGCTTCGGAACTGACCGAGGCGGACCGCTGGATCCTCGGCAGGCTCGGCGCGGTCGTGTCCGAAGTGGACGAACTGTTCGACGGGTTCCAGTTCGCGAAGCTGTCCGGGGTGCTCTACCAGTTCGTCTGGAACGAGCTGTGCGACTGGTACGTGGAACTGGCGAAGGTGCAGTTCTCCGGTGAGGGCGCGGAAAACACGCGGCTGGTGCTCGGGCACGTGCTCGACGCGGTGCTGCGGTTGCTGCACCCGATCATGCCGTTCGTCACCGACCGGCTGTGGCAGGCGCTGACCGGCGGGGAGTCGCTGGTGATCGCTTCGTGGCCGTCGGCTTCCACGGCGAGCTACGCCGACGCGGTGGCCGACCAGCGGATCGCCGACGTGCAGAAGCTGGTCACCGAGGTGCGCCGGTTCCGGTCCGAGCAGGGCTTGAAGCCGGGGCAGAAGGTGGCCGCCCGGGTGTCGGGCGCCGGTTACGCCGCGCTGTCCGCGCAGGACGCCGCGATCCGCTCACTGGTGCGCTTGACCGACGCCGGGGACGACTTCACCGCGAGCGTCTCGCTGGAAGTCGGGCTCTCCGGCGGGGTCGCCGAAGTGGAACTGGACCTCTCCGGCGCGGTCGACGTGGTGGCCGAACGCAAGCGCCTGGAGAAGGACCTGGGGCTGGCGGAGAAGGAGCTGAAGCAGACCGAAGCCAAGCTGGGCAACCAGGCCTTCCTGGACAAGGCCCCGGACGCGGTGGTTGACAAGATCAAACTGCGCCGGGAAACCGCGCTCAGCGACATCGACCGCATCACCACCCGCCTAGCCGCCCTCCCCACCCCCTGA
- a CDS encoding SGNH/GDSL hydrolase family protein, producing MRKSLYAGLAVLLAAVVPAVPANAVHAYQNYVALGDSFTAGPQIPEQRLDPAGCHRSSANYPSLLADLLVARSAVDASCSGADTTHLTQPQEVGDDMNPPQLSALRPETDLVTVGLGGNDYNLFQRIVETCPVLRAQNPTGAPCRQYFTVNGSDTLRAIVTQTEGNLTDSLRRVRERSPKARVLAVGYPRIVPANGFCGAILPFADGDYAWIADLEAALAGAIANAAAASGSSYVDVHGPSLGHDACAQGGSAWVNGAVDRDDAARFHPVRAGMQGVSGLIYAHLQSP from the coding sequence TTGAGGAAGTCGCTCTACGCCGGACTGGCGGTCCTGCTGGCCGCCGTGGTGCCCGCCGTCCCGGCGAACGCGGTGCACGCCTACCAGAACTACGTGGCACTCGGCGACTCGTTCACCGCCGGGCCGCAGATCCCCGAGCAGCGCCTCGACCCGGCGGGCTGCCACCGGTCGTCGGCGAACTACCCGTCGCTGCTGGCGGACCTGCTGGTGGCGCGCTCGGCGGTCGACGCCAGTTGCAGCGGCGCGGACACCACCCACCTGACGCAGCCGCAGGAGGTGGGCGACGACATGAACCCGCCGCAACTGAGCGCGCTGCGGCCCGAAACGGACCTGGTCACCGTCGGCCTCGGCGGCAACGACTACAACCTGTTCCAGCGCATCGTCGAGACGTGCCCGGTGCTTCGGGCGCAGAACCCGACGGGCGCGCCGTGCCGCCAGTACTTCACCGTCAACGGCTCGGACACGCTGCGGGCCATCGTCACGCAGACCGAAGGGAACCTGACCGATTCACTGCGGCGGGTGCGCGAACGCTCGCCGAAGGCCAGGGTGCTCGCGGTCGGCTACCCGCGCATCGTGCCCGCGAACGGCTTCTGCGGCGCGATCCTGCCCTTCGCCGACGGCGACTACGCGTGGATCGCCGACCTGGAGGCCGCGCTCGCCGGTGCCATCGCCAACGCCGCGGCCGCCAGCGGTTCGTCCTATGTAGACGTCCACGGCCCCTCCCTCGGCCACGACGCCTGCGCCCAGGGCGGCTCCGCCTGGGTCAACGGCGCCGTCGACCGCGACGACGCCGCCCGCTTCCACCCCGTCCGAGCCGGCATGCAAGGCGTCTCCGGCCTCATCTACGCCCACCTCCAATCCCCCTGA
- a CDS encoding SGNH/GDSL hydrolase family protein → MNWRRSTGLAVAAVAAATALTATPAGATHAFQHYVALGDSYTAGPLIPWQRGDPPGCRRSSANYPAVLAKQLGVRSYVDKSCSGADSTHLTQPQRLPFGGSHPPQADVLRAETDFVTVGLGGNDYNLFSRIMETCPQLREVNPVGSPCQEHFTVDGIDTLKATVGQIEGNLRLAFQTVRSKAPRATVLAIGYPRIAPETGYCPSVLPFADGDYAWVNDVEEALNAAIATAAGATGVSYVDTYGPSLGHDACAGDAAWVNGNRRFAKAAPYHPFAAGMQGIAGVVQAHLRGKVIT, encoded by the coding sequence ATGAACTGGCGACGAAGTACCGGGCTGGCGGTGGCGGCCGTGGCGGCCGCCACCGCGCTGACCGCGACCCCCGCCGGGGCCACCCATGCCTTCCAGCACTACGTGGCCCTCGGTGACTCCTACACCGCCGGGCCGCTCATCCCCTGGCAGCGCGGGGACCCACCCGGCTGCCGCCGGTCGAGCGCCAACTACCCCGCGGTGCTGGCGAAGCAGCTCGGCGTCCGGTCCTATGTGGACAAGAGTTGCAGCGGGGCGGACAGCACGCACCTGACCCAGCCGCAGCGGCTGCCCTTCGGCGGCAGCCACCCGCCGCAGGCCGACGTGCTGCGGGCGGAGACCGACTTCGTCACCGTCGGCCTCGGCGGGAACGACTACAACCTGTTCAGCCGCATCATGGAGACCTGCCCGCAGCTGCGCGAGGTCAACCCGGTCGGTTCGCCGTGCCAGGAGCACTTCACCGTCGACGGCATCGACACGCTGAAGGCGACCGTCGGGCAGATCGAAGGCAACCTCCGCCTGGCGTTCCAGACCGTGCGCTCGAAGGCCCCGCGCGCGACCGTGCTGGCCATCGGCTACCCGCGGATCGCCCCGGAAACCGGCTACTGCCCGTCCGTCCTGCCCTTCGCCGACGGCGACTACGCCTGGGTGAACGATGTCGAAGAGGCGCTGAACGCCGCCATCGCCACGGCCGCCGGCGCCACCGGTGTGTCCTATGTAGACACCTATGGCCCGTCGCTCGGGCACGACGCGTGCGCCGGCGACGCCGCCTGGGTCAACGGGAACCGGCGGTTCGCCAAGGCCGCGCCCTACCACCCGTTCGCCGCCGGGATGCAGGGCATCGCCGGTGTCGTCCAAGCCCATCTGCGTGGAAAGGTGATCACTTGA
- a CDS encoding Gfo/Idh/MocA family protein codes for MAVTDLSAEASSITPSAVPRPRVAVVGSGFMGRVHAEAARRAGAEIVGAVGSSAERAAAAAEAVGAAQGYSELRAMLTDAAPDVVHVCTPNAVHAEAAEAALAAGAHVICEKPLATSAEDAARLAAAAAEHGRVATVPFVYRFHPMAREMRARVAAGEPGAVSVVHGGYLQDWLSRPEDDNWRVDSAVGGLSRAFADIGSHWCDFLEFVLGERILALSAQSATVRERRGAATVSTEDLVTLHLRTARGVLGTGVICQVAAGRKNRLHLEVSGTDASLGFDQEMPEQLWVGRRDGSTLLVRDPETLSPAASRYSRLPAGHAQGYQDCFDSFIADTYAAVRGEPIADGLPTFADGLRAARLTEAVLTSAAAGGQWTEVPE; via the coding sequence ATGGCTGTGACCGACCTCTCCGCAGAGGCCTCGTCGATAACCCCCTCCGCTGTTCCCCGGCCCCGGGTGGCCGTGGTCGGCAGCGGGTTCATGGGCCGCGTGCACGCCGAAGCGGCGCGGCGCGCGGGTGCCGAGATCGTCGGCGCGGTGGGCTCCAGCGCGGAGCGCGCGGCCGCCGCCGCGGAAGCCGTCGGTGCTGCTCAGGGCTATTCCGAGCTGCGGGCGATGCTGACCGACGCGGCGCCGGACGTGGTGCACGTCTGCACCCCGAACGCGGTGCACGCCGAGGCCGCCGAAGCGGCGCTCGCCGCCGGCGCCCACGTGATCTGCGAGAAGCCGCTGGCCACCTCCGCCGAGGACGCGGCGCGGCTGGCGGCCGCCGCGGCCGAGCACGGCCGCGTGGCCACCGTCCCGTTCGTGTACCGCTTTCACCCGATGGCGCGGGAAATGCGGGCGCGGGTCGCGGCGGGGGAGCCAGGCGCGGTGTCCGTCGTGCACGGCGGGTACCTGCAGGACTGGCTCTCCCGCCCGGAAGACGACAACTGGCGCGTGGACTCCGCGGTCGGCGGGCTCTCGCGGGCCTTCGCCGACATCGGCTCGCACTGGTGCGACTTCCTGGAGTTCGTGCTCGGCGAGCGCATCCTGGCGTTGTCCGCGCAGAGCGCCACCGTGCGGGAGCGCCGCGGCGCGGCCACGGTGTCCACCGAAGACCTGGTGACCCTGCACCTGCGCACCGCGCGCGGCGTGCTCGGCACCGGCGTCATCTGCCAGGTCGCGGCTGGGCGCAAGAACCGCCTCCACCTCGAAGTCTCCGGCACCGACGCCAGCCTCGGCTTCGACCAGGAAATGCCCGAGCAGCTGTGGGTCGGCCGTCGCGACGGCAGCACGCTGCTGGTCCGCGACCCGGAAACGCTGTCCCCGGCGGCCTCGCGCTACTCGCGGCTGCCCGCCGGGCACGCGCAGGGCTACCAGGACTGCTTCGACTCCTTCATCGCCGACACCTACGCGGCCGTGCGCGGCGAACCGATCGCCGACGGCCTGCCCACCTTCGCCGACGGCCTCCGCGCGGCCCGGCTCACCGAAGCCGTGCTGACCTCCGCCGCGGCGGGCGGGCAGTGGACGGAGGTGCCCGAGTGA
- a CDS encoding sugar ABC transporter ATP-binding protein — protein sequence MSTPAKVRLTGITKRFFGVPVLKGVDLELHEGEVHALVGENGAGKSTLMKVLAGVHRPDEGTVEVDGDEVHFGSPRDAQAAGVSIVHQEFNLLGDRTVAENVFLGREPVRRGQVDRRKMEADTADLLDSIGVKNISPRTAVRRLPVALQQVVEIVKVLSTDARVIAMDEPTAALAGHEVELLYDLIARLRERGIAVLYVSHRMREVFDLSQRITVLKDGALVTSAHTADLTSDQLVRHMVGRPLDALFPDRAEEADLGAVRLAVRGAGNDRLTGIDFQVRAGEIVGLAGLQGAGRSAVARAVCGIDPFTSGTVEVDGKAARLRSPRESVRRGIAHVTEDRKGEGLALRQSVKDNALLVRRSAFGRRLGKLDLPALLKSVTVVARNEDQEVRFLSGGNQQKVVLAKWLAVEPKVLVVDEPTRGIDVGAKRAVYDLLRELAGRGVAILMISSELPELIGMSDRVLVMHEGRLAGALPAGPTEEAVMSLATGHELAGTA from the coding sequence GTGAGCACACCGGCCAAGGTCAGGCTGACCGGGATCACCAAGCGCTTCTTCGGCGTGCCGGTGCTCAAGGGCGTCGACCTGGAACTGCACGAGGGCGAGGTGCACGCGCTCGTCGGCGAGAACGGCGCGGGCAAGTCGACGCTGATGAAGGTGCTGGCCGGGGTCCACCGCCCCGACGAGGGCACGGTCGAGGTCGACGGCGACGAGGTTCACTTCGGCTCGCCGCGGGACGCGCAGGCCGCCGGGGTGTCGATCGTGCACCAGGAGTTCAACCTGCTCGGCGATCGCACGGTGGCGGAGAACGTCTTCCTCGGGCGCGAACCGGTCCGCCGGGGTCAGGTGGACCGCCGCAAGATGGAGGCCGACACCGCCGACCTGCTCGACAGCATCGGCGTCAAGAACATCTCGCCGCGCACCGCCGTGCGCCGCCTCCCGGTGGCCCTGCAGCAGGTGGTCGAGATCGTGAAGGTGCTCTCCACCGACGCGCGGGTGATCGCGATGGACGAGCCGACCGCCGCGCTCGCCGGGCACGAGGTGGAACTGCTCTACGACCTGATCGCGCGGCTGCGTGAACGCGGGATCGCGGTGCTCTACGTCTCGCACCGGATGCGCGAGGTGTTCGACCTGAGCCAGCGGATCACCGTGCTCAAGGACGGCGCGCTGGTGACCTCGGCGCACACCGCCGACCTGACCAGCGACCAGCTGGTCCGCCACATGGTCGGCCGCCCGCTCGACGCGCTTTTCCCGGACCGGGCCGAGGAAGCCGACCTTGGCGCGGTCCGCCTGGCCGTGCGCGGCGCGGGCAACGACCGGCTCACCGGCATCGACTTCCAGGTTCGCGCGGGCGAAATCGTCGGGCTGGCCGGGTTGCAGGGCGCCGGGCGCTCGGCGGTGGCCAGGGCGGTCTGCGGCATCGACCCGTTCACCAGCGGCACGGTCGAGGTGGACGGCAAGGCCGCACGTCTGCGCTCGCCGCGTGAGTCGGTGCGGCGCGGGATCGCGCACGTGACCGAGGACCGCAAGGGCGAGGGGCTGGCGCTGCGCCAGTCGGTCAAGGACAACGCGCTGCTCGTCCGCCGGTCCGCCTTCGGCAGGCGGCTGGGCAAGCTCGACCTGCCCGCGCTGCTGAAGTCGGTCACCGTGGTCGCGCGCAACGAGGACCAGGAAGTGCGCTTCCTCTCCGGCGGCAACCAGCAGAAGGTGGTGCTGGCGAAGTGGCTGGCCGTCGAGCCGAAGGTGCTCGTGGTCGACGAACCGACGCGGGGCATCGACGTGGGCGCGAAGAGGGCCGTCTACGACCTGCTCCGCGAACTGGCCGGGCGCGGGGTCGCCATCCTGATGATCTCCTCGGAACTGCCCGAGCTGATCGGGATGAGCGACCGCGTCCTGGTCATGCACGAAGGCCGCCTGGCCGGGGCACTGCCCGCCGGGCCCACCGAGGAAGCCGTGATGTCGCTGGCCACCGGACACGAATTGGCGGGAACCGCATGA
- a CDS encoding ABC transporter permease — MTALAQRPAAPKPPEHDRPKWTQKLTPVVSVYLALVVLLIVGSVLVAVDGGMLLDQGGILNILTRSTTLGLVAIGQTLVILTGKLDLSVAYLIGLCSLIAAETMAGDPGNIVFAVALTLAVAAVVGLVNGLVITRLKVNAFIATLGTALIIRGYLENGYEGPAGEVPRAFQHLGYDRIGPIPISTLLMLALAGLAWWYLGRTRGGYHIYAVGGDEDVARLSGVRTNRTIVKAHVLCSVAAGLAGIFLASRLGSGAPYVGTDAGYDLESIAAVVLGGTLLAGGRGGVAGTIGGVLILATLDTVFDDLGVTPFFKDVVRGVVLIVAVALYARRQVSRRGK; from the coding sequence ATGACCGCGCTCGCCCAGCGCCCGGCGGCGCCGAAGCCGCCGGAGCACGACCGTCCCAAATGGACACAGAAGCTGACGCCGGTGGTGTCGGTCTACCTGGCGCTGGTGGTGCTGCTGATCGTCGGCAGCGTGCTGGTCGCGGTGGACGGCGGCATGCTGCTCGACCAGGGCGGCATCCTGAACATCCTGACCCGCAGCACCACGCTCGGCCTGGTCGCGATCGGGCAGACGCTGGTGATCCTGACCGGCAAGCTGGACCTGTCGGTGGCCTACCTGATCGGGCTGTGCTCGCTGATCGCCGCCGAGACGATGGCGGGCGACCCCGGCAACATCGTGTTCGCGGTGGCGCTCACCCTGGCGGTGGCCGCGGTGGTCGGCCTGGTCAACGGCCTGGTGATCACCCGGCTCAAGGTCAACGCCTTCATCGCCACGCTCGGCACCGCGCTGATCATCCGCGGCTACCTGGAGAACGGCTACGAAGGCCCGGCCGGTGAGGTGCCGCGGGCCTTCCAGCACCTCGGGTACGACCGGATCGGCCCGATCCCGATCTCCACCCTGCTGATGCTCGCGCTGGCCGGACTGGCGTGGTGGTACCTCGGCCGGACCCGCGGCGGTTACCACATCTACGCCGTCGGCGGCGACGAGGACGTGGCTCGGCTGTCGGGCGTGCGCACGAACCGCACCATCGTCAAGGCGCACGTGCTGTGCTCGGTCGCCGCCGGGCTCGCCGGGATCTTCCTGGCCAGCAGGCTCGGCTCCGGCGCGCCGTACGTCGGCACCGACGCCGGGTACGACCTCGAATCGATCGCGGCCGTGGTGCTCGGCGGCACGCTGCTGGCCGGTGGCCGCGGCGGCGTCGCCGGGACCATCGGCGGCGTGCTGATCCTGGCCACCCTGGACACCGTCTTCGACGACCTCGGCGTCACGCCGTTCTTCAAGGACGTGGTGCGCGGCGTGGTGCTCATCGTGGCCGTGGCGCTCTACGCCCGCCGCCAGGTTTCCAGGAGGGGCAAGTGA
- a CDS encoding ABC transporter permease yields MTRRLKLTEGTLPVLVVLAILLVALAFAGPAFNEPAGYLALLKRAAPLMILAIGQYFVIVSGGFDLSVGSLVTAEVVIAARLIDGEEGATAWVLLFMLGFGALVGLVNGLITTRLLVPSFIVTLGMLLVLDGAVFLWTGGAPRGALSDAFRTVGRSGFEVPLLGQVPWSVVLLAVIVVAAVFFMRGGTGRTLVAVGDNETAVRLGGGRVERLRTLAFVLSGLSAAVAAVLLGGFAGVSAQVGDGLEFRVITAVVLGGVLLGGGRGSVVAAMAGALTLEALFSLLNLLGVSGGLESAVQGVIIIAAVAYASAGSNLFRHKVVNQEKKNVKEETAAQQ; encoded by the coding sequence GTGACGCGCCGGCTCAAACTCACCGAGGGCACCCTGCCGGTCCTCGTGGTGCTCGCGATCCTGTTGGTGGCACTGGCTTTCGCCGGTCCCGCCTTCAACGAGCCCGCCGGGTACCTGGCGCTGCTCAAGCGCGCGGCCCCGCTGATGATCCTGGCGATCGGGCAGTACTTCGTGATCGTCAGCGGCGGCTTCGACCTCTCGGTCGGCTCGCTGGTCACCGCGGAGGTGGTGATCGCCGCGCGGCTGATCGACGGCGAAGAGGGCGCCACCGCCTGGGTGCTGCTGTTCATGCTCGGCTTCGGCGCGCTGGTCGGCCTGGTCAACGGGCTGATCACCACGCGGCTGCTGGTGCCGTCGTTCATCGTCACCCTGGGCATGCTGCTGGTGCTCGACGGCGCGGTGTTCCTGTGGACCGGTGGCGCGCCGCGGGGTGCGCTGTCCGACGCCTTCCGCACGGTCGGGCGGTCCGGGTTCGAGGTGCCGCTGCTGGGCCAGGTGCCCTGGTCGGTGGTGCTGCTCGCGGTGATCGTGGTGGCGGCCGTGTTCTTCATGCGCGGCGGCACCGGCCGGACGCTGGTCGCGGTCGGCGACAACGAGACGGCCGTGCGGCTCGGCGGTGGCCGGGTGGAGCGGCTGCGCACCCTCGCCTTCGTCCTTTCCGGACTGTCCGCGGCGGTGGCCGCGGTGCTGCTCGGCGGCTTCGCCGGGGTGTCCGCCCAGGTCGGTGACGGCCTGGAGTTCCGGGTGATCACCGCGGTGGTGCTCGGTGGCGTGCTGCTCGGCGGCGGCCGCGGCTCGGTGGTCGCGGCGATGGCCGGCGCGCTCACCCTCGAGGCCCTGTTCTCCCTGCTCAACCTGCTCGGTGTCTCCGGTGGCCTGGAGTCCGCGGTGCAGGGCGTGATCATCATCGCCGCCGTGGCCTACGCCTCGGCCGGCAGCAACCTTTTCCGGCACAAAGTGGTGAACCAGGAGAAAAAGAATGTCAAAGAAGAAACTGCTGCGCAGCAGTAG
- a CDS encoding ABC transporter substrate-binding protein has translation MSKKKLLRSSSFALAAAGVLALSACSSDLPADTGGTTGTTTAAGAPAGSEFFDQAEYDRQLALRSATPQGPADKPWEQALEPAMTDTAKYKKDGPYNICFSNASVDNPWRQVGWKTMQAEAELHPEIAKFTTLDAEAKDDKQISDIQSLTSQDCHALIVSPNTTATLTPAVEQACATGIPVITFDRGVNTECPVTAIHPIGGYAFGASAAEFLAKSIPAGGKVLGLRVLPGVDVLEHRWAAAEKIFAANGVQVVGAEFTGNDSAKAKSIVSDYLQREGKIDGIWMDDGTAAVPVLEAFEDAGAEAPAISGEDQQQFLEKWKSENLKAFAPTYPTYQWRTPVIAALKVLKGEQVPKEWILPQPVIETSTLDQYLTAGMPPLHYGLCGCKEMPGFPDKWK, from the coding sequence ATGTCAAAGAAGAAACTGCTGCGCAGCAGTAGCTTCGCCCTCGCGGCCGCGGGCGTGCTCGCCCTGTCCGCGTGTTCGAGCGATCTGCCCGCCGACACCGGCGGGACCACCGGCACCACGACGGCGGCCGGTGCCCCGGCCGGTTCGGAGTTCTTCGACCAGGCCGAGTACGACCGCCAGCTGGCCCTGCGGTCCGCCACTCCGCAGGGGCCCGCGGACAAGCCGTGGGAGCAGGCGCTCGAGCCGGCGATGACGGACACGGCCAAGTACAAGAAGGACGGCCCGTACAACATCTGCTTCTCCAACGCCTCGGTGGACAATCCGTGGCGCCAGGTCGGCTGGAAGACCATGCAGGCCGAGGCCGAGCTCCACCCGGAGATCGCCAAGTTCACCACGCTGGACGCCGAAGCCAAGGACGACAAGCAGATCAGCGACATCCAGTCGCTGACCTCGCAGGACTGCCACGCGCTGATCGTCTCGCCGAACACCACCGCCACGCTGACCCCGGCGGTGGAGCAGGCCTGCGCCACCGGCATCCCGGTGATCACCTTCGACCGCGGCGTGAACACCGAGTGCCCGGTCACCGCGATCCACCCGATCGGCGGCTACGCCTTCGGCGCCAGCGCCGCGGAGTTCCTGGCCAAGTCGATCCCGGCCGGTGGCAAGGTGCTCGGCCTGCGCGTGCTGCCCGGCGTGGACGTGCTGGAGCACCGCTGGGCCGCCGCGGAGAAGATCTTCGCCGCCAACGGCGTGCAGGTGGTCGGTGCCGAGTTCACCGGCAACGACAGCGCCAAGGCCAAGAGCATCGTCTCGGACTACCTCCAGCGCGAGGGCAAGATCGACGGCATCTGGATGGACGACGGCACCGCCGCGGTGCCGGTGCTGGAGGCCTTCGAGGACGCCGGTGCCGAGGCGCCCGCGATCTCCGGTGAGGACCAGCAGCAGTTCCTGGAGAAGTGGAAGTCGGAGAACCTCAAGGCCTTCGCCCCCACCTACCCGACCTACCAGTGGCGCACCCCGGTGATCGCCGCGCTGAAGGTACTCAAGGGCGAGCAGGTGCCCAAGGAGTGGATCCTGCCGCAGCCGGTGATCGAGACCTCCACTTTGGACCAGTACCTGACCGCGGGCATGCCGCCGCTGCACTACGGCCTCTGCGGCTGCAAGGAGATGCCCGGGTTCCCGGACAAGTGGAAGTAA